The proteins below are encoded in one region of Streptomyces sp. NBC_00490:
- a CDS encoding PASTA domain-containing protein — MGDWPASIEVPDVVGMTGREAHALCRDLGLFLGYYNMDQQLPLSMVIAYQEPPPGTMAAPAAAVRIWTTLDPLPDDQRPQ; from the coding sequence ATGGGTGACTGGCCGGCAAGTATCGAAGTCCCTGACGTGGTCGGGATGACGGGGCGGGAAGCCCACGCTCTCTGCCGTGATCTGGGGCTTTTTCTGGGCTACTACAACATGGACCAACAATTGCCGCTGAGCATGGTCATTGCCTACCAAGAACCCCCGCCCGGGACCATGGCAGCACCTGCCGCGGCAGTCAGGATCTGGACCACGCTGGATCCGCTGCCCGACGATCAGCGGCCGCAGTAG